A region of Lycium ferocissimum isolate CSIRO_LF1 unplaced genomic scaffold, AGI_CSIRO_Lferr_CH_V1 ctg3952, whole genome shotgun sequence DNA encodes the following proteins:
- the LOC132044239 gene encoding uncharacterized protein LOC132044239 has protein sequence MLEKVLANQDKADRILNGLIVGSHSASIQKLESQIRDISREQHPPQKGGLLSDTILNPKSGRVTEEEEAQSDVPTIIDEVQTEVPITKKVTDIPKNSKKHECSSDTSKATVKKALRPLIELFKSKPPFPQRLVKKTKDAKCQRFYDQLKQLSMNISFLDAFHEMPGFVKYLKELLTKKRTIKHDTVSLTHHFSSINTITSVQKKEDPEAFTILCSVGHLDFARALCDNEASINLMPLTVYKQSGFGMPRPTTMRLHMANRSIKRPVGVVDDVLSWVGEFLLQADFVIFDCAVDQDIPIILGRPFLSTGRALMDSETNKIKFRVND, from the exons ATGCTTGAGAAGGTGCTAGCCAACCAAGACAAAGCAGATAGAATATTGAATGGGCTGATCGTGGGATCTCACAGTGCTTCCATTCAGAAGCTCGAGTCGCAGATACGAGATATTTCCAGAGAACAACACCCTCCACAGAAGGGAGGACTTCTTAGTGACACTATTCTAAATCCGAAGAGTGGTAGAG TTACTGAAGAAGAAGAGGCACAATCTGATGTGCCAACAATTATTGATGAGGTCCAAACAGAGGTTCCTATTACTAAGAAGGTCACTGATATTccaaaaaattctaaaaagcATGAATGCAGTAGTGACACTAGCAAAGCAACAGTTAAAAAGGCTCTTCGCCCTTTGATCGAACTATTTAAATCTAAACCTCCCTTTCCACAGAGGTTGGTGAAGAAGACTAAGGATGCTAAGTGTCAGAGGTTCTATGATCAGTTAAAGCAGCTATCGatgaacatttcttttcttgatgCCTTCCACGAGATGCCGGGTTTTGTAAAATATTTGAAGGAACTGTTGACAAAGAAGAGAACGATCAAGCATGACACTGTGAGTCTAACTCATCATTTTAGTTCTATCAATACTATAACGAGTGTTCAGAAGAAAGAGGATCCAGAGGCCTTTACTATTCTATGTTCTGTTGGTCACCTTGATTTTGCTCGTGCTTTATGTGATAATGAGGCTAGCATTAATCTTATGCCGCTTACTGTTTATAAGCAATCGGGGTTTGGAATGCCTAGACCTACCACCATGAGACTACATATGGCTAATAGATCTATAAAGAGGCCAGTTGGGGTTGTTGATGATGTGCTTAGTTGGGTTGGCGAATTCCTTCTACAGGCAGATTTCGTGATTTTTGATTGTGCTGTTGATCAAGATATTCCTATTATTCTGGGAAGACCTTTCCTTTCCACAGGAAGGGCTCTTATGGATTCAGAGACAAACAAGATCAAGTTCCGTGTTAATGATTAA